The nucleotide sequence GCCGGCTGATTTTCTGTTTCTGTACTCATGCTCAGCGGTAATTCAGCCCCATGGCGTGACGGACTTCGTCCATAGTTTCCCGCGCAGTATCGCGCGCGCGTTCGCTGCCTTCCTTAATGATACCGCGCACCATGTCCGGATTGGCCTCGAATTCGGCGCCGCGCTGCTGGATTGGCTCCAGCTCGGCGACCACCGCATCGATTATCGGTTGTTTACATTCGATGCAGCCGATCCCGGCTGAGCGGCAGCCTTCCTGCACCCACTCCTGGCGCTGGTCATCCGAATAGATCTTGTGAAACTCCCAAACCGGGCACTTCTCCGGCTCGCCCGGGTCCGTACGTCTTACGCGCGCCGGGTCAGTGGGCATCTGGCGAATTTTCTTTGCCACCACATCGGTTTCTTCACGCAGCGGGATTGTGTTGCCGTATGACTTGGACATTTTCTGCCCGTCGAGTCCCGGCAGCTTGGGCACCTCGGTCAATAAGGCCTGCGGCTCGTTCAGTATTATCCGGCCACTACCCTCGATGTAACCAAGCAGCCGTTCCTTGTCGGCAACCGTAAGATTCGGGTGTGATTCGACTACCTCGCGCCCGGCGGCCAGCGCTTCGGTGTCGCCCTGCTCCTGGTAGCGCAGCCGGGCATCCTCATAAATTCTGCGCTTCTTGCCGCCAAGCTTGGTGACTGCCCGGCCAGCTTTCGCTTCAAATTCCGGCTCACGACCAAACACGTGGTTAAAGCGACGGGCAATCTCGCGAGTAAGTTCCACATGCACTACCTGGTCTTCGCCGACCGGCACCGCGTCTGCCTTGTACATGAGAATGTCGGCTGACTGCAGCAGCGGATAACCCAGGAAGCCGTAGGTGGCGAGATCTTTTTCCTTCAGCTTCTCCTGCTGTTCCTTGTAGGTCGGAACGCGCTCGAGCCAGCCAAGGGGCGTAATCATGGACAACAACAGAAACAGCTCAGCGTGCTCCGGCACTTTGGACTGGACAAAGAGAGTAGCTATCTTCGGGTTGATGCCAACTGCGAGCCAGTCGACGACCATGTTCCACATCTGATCTTCCAGCCCCGATGTGTCGTCATAGTGGGTGGTCAGTGCGTGCCAGTCGGCCACAAAGAAGTAGCACTCGTATTTGTGCTGCAGCTGGAGCCAGTTTTTGAGCACGCCGTGGTAGTGCCCGAGGTGCATGCTGCCCGACGAACGCATGCCGGAGAGGATGCGGCCGCCGGCCGCTTCTTTATCTGAACCCATAAATCAATCAGAGCCCTGCAAGTAACTCAATCAGACCGGTGGTGCCATTGACCAACGGCATCATAATCGGCCAGAGGACGCCGGCGAACATGAGCCCGAGCAGAATCAGGAACCCGTACGGCTCAACGCGATCGAGAGTATCTGACAGGCGCGGCGGTAATAGCCCGCTGGCGACGCGCCCACCATCCAGCGGCGGTATCGGAAGCATATTAAGGACTGCAAGGAACACGTTGATAGTGATACCGAAAGTTGCCATCACAGCAACAGCCCGGAAGCCCGGTGTGGCAGCCACCTGCAGGACGAAGCCCAGCTTCAGTATCACCGCCCAGCCTAATGCCATAAGCAGGTTTGCGGCAGGGCCTGCGGCCGCAACAAACATCATATCCCGACGCGGATTGCGCAGATTGCGCGTCGCCACCGGCACCGGCTTCGCCCAGCCGAAAATAAACGGTACGCCCATGACAATCATCGCCAGTGGCACAGCCACCGTGCCCATAGGGTCTATATGTTTTAGCGGATTGATTGTGAGCCGGCCCAGCATCTCGGCAGTGCGGTCGCCGAAGTAACGCGCCACTGCACCGTGCGCAACCTCGTGCAGCGTTATCGCCAGTAACATTGGCGGCGCAAAGAGAACGATTTTCTGGACCAGTGTGAAGCTCTGCATGACCGGATTATACGCTGGCGCGACAGCTCAACGCGCAACCGCTTCGACACTGCCCTTACCGACCCTGACAATTTCGGGCTGGCTGCCGACAAGGTCAATAACCGTGGTTGGCTCGATCCCGCAATTACCGCTGTCGACAACCGCGTCGACCAGGTTACCCAGGCGCTCTTCAAATTCATCCGTATCGTTCAGCGGCATATCATCTCCGGGCAACAATAAGGTCGAACTCATGATGGGCTGGCCGAGGCTTTCGAGCAGCGCCAGCGCAACCGGATGATCCGGGATGCGTATGCCGATGGTCTTTCGCTTCGGGTTCTGCAGCCGCTTGGGTACTTCCCGTGTCGCCTGCAAAATAAAGGTATACGGGCCGGGCGTAAGCGACCGAAGCAACCGGTAGGTGGCATTATCGACCCGGGCATAGGACGAAATTTCTGCCAAATTGTTGCAGACCAGAGTAAAATTATGGTCTCGTCCGGCCTGGCGGATCCTGCGCACGCGCTCCATTGCCGCTTTGTTGCCAACATGGCAGCCGAGCGCGTAGCAGGAATCGGTTGGATAGACGATTACGCCGCCGCCCCTGATTATGTCAACAACACGACTGATTAGCCGTGGTTGCGGATTACGCGGATGAATTTGAAGAAACTGGCTCAAAGGCTCCTGCCCGACAATTAGATATGCAGATATTCTACGACTTCTTTCCGGTGATCGCGTTCTTTGCCGCCTACAAACTGTACGACATCTACGTCGCTACCGGCGTAATCATCGTTGCCGTGCTGCTGCAGGTGCTCATCCATTGGCTGCGCACCCGCACCATCAGCCGCATGCACTCGATCAGTGCGGCTCTGGTGCTCGTATTCGGAGGCATCACGCTGGCGCTGCGCAACGAGATATTTATCCAGTGGAAACCCACTGTCCTCAATGTGCTTTTTGGCCTGGTCTTCCTTGCCAGCCAGTACATTGGCGAAAAGCCGATTATCCAGCGCATGCTTGACGCCAGCGTAGACCTCGAGGCAAAACACTGGCGCACGCTCAATACGATGTGGGCGTTGTTTTTCATTTTTCTCGGCATCGTCAATGTATTCGTCGTGTATAACTTTTCCGAGGATGCCTGGGTCAATTTCAAGCTGTTTGGCATGCTGGGGCTGACAGTGGCATTTGCCCTGTTACAGGGCTTCTGGATCGCGCGCAAGATGCCGCCGGAAGAACTGACCGATTCGTCTGATAATAATTCGGCCGAATGAACGTGCGGGTTGAGCAGATTCGCGAGCGGCTGCAATCATTGCACCCGGTATGCGTGGAAATCGAGGACGACTCACATCTCCACGAGGGCCATCCCGGCGCCAGAGACGGACGCGGACACTTCCGGGTTCGAATTGTTGCAGATTGTTTTGCCGATGAATCGAAACTAAGCCGCCACCGCATGGTCTATCAAGCTCTTGGAAGTTTAATGCAAAGCGAGATCCACGCTTTGAGTATCAGCACGCTGACGCCGGCCGAAGCCGGCCCTGATGAGGACAACTAATGAAATCTTTTTTAATTGCCAGTTTCGCCGCCCTGTTGACTGTTGCTGCTACCGCCGAGGCGCGGCCGATGGCAAAGGTAAACAACGTCGAGATTACCGAGGAGATGTTTACGGCCTTTGTGAGCAGCCGCACCCAGAAGCCGGTCGCAGAGTTGACTGATCAGGATCGCGAGCTGCTCACTGAGGAGTTGATAAAGCTCGTCGCCGTTGGCACAGAGGCTCGTCGCAAAAAAGTGCAGTCAGATCCGGAGGTGGCGGCAAAATTGCAGCTGCAGGAGCTTTCTTTCCTGGCGCAGACTTACCTGCAGAAACATCTGGAAGACCAACCGGTATCACCTGACAAGTTGCAGGCGTTGTATGACACCAGGTATGGCAACAAGCCCATGACTGAATACAAAGCCCGACACATCCTGGTGGACTCTCCCAACACCGCACGGCAGGTAATCAGCGAACTGGAAGCCGGTGGCGATTTTGTAACACTGGCTGCGAAATATTCGACCGGCCCGTCAGCAAACAGCGGCGGCGATCTGGGTTGGTTTACCCGGCAGCAGATGGTGCCTGAATTTGCCGATGCAGTTGTAGCGTTGAACGATGGCGCCCACTCCGCGGCACCGGTGCAGACACAATACGGTTGGCACATTATTTTTAAGGAAGGCCAGCGTGAGACCCCTCCGCCACAGCTTGGGGCCGTCGGTCAGGAACTGGAGCGCGAGCTACAGCAGCAGGAAATCCAGAGCCTGGTTGAGGGATTACGGGAGTCGGCCAAGGTACGGACTTACCAATAATTGACGAATTGACACGTCTGATTACGCATTACGTGACACGCGTCACAGATCAGTTGGGGTGATCTCATTACCCTGAGTCCCGAGTCTTGGCTTCCGTCTCGAAGCCTGACTCACCAACCTCAGAATCCCCCAACGATGAGGCATTTTAAGCCGGCACGGAAGCCGGCTTTTTTTTGTCCGCCAGATTTGCGCAGACGCTCAGGATCAAGGCGCCTATCTGGCCAAAGTGGCCATAAAGATCTTCCGACCGGACGCCCGTAGCTCAGCCCGGTCCTGTAATGGCCAGGACACAAGTCGGATAACTTGACTTAATATGCGAAAATGACAAGAGATTCATTGCATTATGTCACCCTGCCCATGCCAGGGAAGGTGGGATTTTGGTGGTTTTTCGAGCAATTGGGAGAGCCGCAAATGACCCGGAACAGTCGGGTACCCGGTTACTTAGGTGAGCTAGTTAAAGGACTGCACTTCCTTTTCTGCCAGTTATCGGATACTACTTATGTCAACTGGCTTGACCCTCAGGATCGATGGGATATATTTCCCAAAGAATTCCAAGGGTTAAGCAAGGGTAGCAGTCAGTGAAACCCGCTCAGGCACAAGATCCGGGAACGGATCGAGGACTCAAGCAAGGCCTCCTGGCTGCGTTTCGGCGTTTGTTACGGCCGTTGGTACGGATCCTGATCCGGCACGGCATTGCATACGGAGAATTTGCGGAGGTAGCCAAGACTGTATTCGTCGAGACCGCTGCGGAAGATTTTGCCCTACCCGGGCGTAAGTCTTCCGGATCGCGAATAGCGATTCTCACCGGGCTGACCCGGAAAGAGGTAAAGCGGCTCATCGATCAGGCAACAAAAGGACAACCGAGCACTCGAAGTAATCTCAGTAGAGCAGGACGAGTCTTAGCAGGGTGGTATAGCGATCCGCGGTTTACAAGCCAAGAAGGCGCGCCATTACAACTGCCGTTTGAGAGTAAGACCTCGCCATCGTTCACGGAGCTTGTTCGACGTTATAGCGGCGATATGCCCGCCCGCGCAATGCTTGAGGAACTTCTTAGAGTTGCCGCCGTAAGAGAAGATGAGGATGGAGCATTCACTGTTTTGAGTCGCGTCTATATTCCCTTCGAACTCGACAGGGAAAGCGTAGAACGACTTGGTATGACGCTACATGACCTTGGAGCAACAATTGCTTTTAACTTGGATCCAAAGCGAGATAAGAGCGCAAAGTTTGAACGGCGGGTTTACACAACACAGGGCATAGAGAAGCACGATGCAGAGGAATTTCAACTTTTCGTTGCATCTGAAGGCCAAAAGTTTTTGGAAAAGCTGGATGATTGGTTGACGGGACGTGAGTCTACGGAGCAAGGAAGAAACACACTTACCAAGACTGGCGTA is from Gammaproteobacteria bacterium and encodes:
- a CDS encoding tryptophan--tRNA ligase; amino-acid sequence: MLSGMRSSGSMHLGHYHGVLKNWLQLQHKYECYFFVADWHALTTHYDDTSGLEDQMWNMVVDWLAVGINPKIATLFVQSKVPEHAELFLLLSMITPLGWLERVPTYKEQQEKLKEKDLATYGFLGYPLLQSADILMYKADAVPVGEDQVVHVELTREIARRFNHVFGREPEFEAKAGRAVTKLGGKKRRIYEDARLRYQEQGDTEALAAGREVVESHPNLTVADKERLLGYIEGSGRIILNEPQALLTEVPKLPGLDGQKMSKSYGNTIPLREETDVVAKKIRQMPTDPARVRRTDPGEPEKCPVWEFHKIYSDDQRQEWVQEGCRSAGIGCIECKQPIIDAVVAELEPIQQRGAEFEANPDMVRGIIKEGSERARDTARETMDEVRHAMGLNYR
- a CDS encoding site-2 protease family protein: MQSFTLVQKIVLFAPPMLLAITLHEVAHGAVARYFGDRTAEMLGRLTINPLKHIDPMGTVAVPLAMIVMGVPFIFGWAKPVPVATRNLRNPRRDMMFVAAAGPAANLLMALGWAVILKLGFVLQVAATPGFRAVAVMATFGITINVFLAVLNMLPIPPLDGGRVASGLLPPRLSDTLDRVEPYGFLILLGLMFAGVLWPIMMPLVNGTTGLIELLAGL
- a CDS encoding threonylcarbamoyl-AMP synthase, translated to MSQFLQIHPRNPQPRLISRVVDIIRGGGVIVYPTDSCYALGCHVGNKAAMERVRRIRQAGRDHNFTLVCNNLAEISSYARVDNATYRLLRSLTPGPYTFILQATREVPKRLQNPKRKTIGIRIPDHPVALALLESLGQPIMSSTLLLPGDDMPLNDTDEFEERLGNLVDAVVDSGNCGIEPTTVIDLVGSQPEIVRVGKGSVEAVAR
- a CDS encoding septation protein A — encoded protein: MQIFYDFFPVIAFFAAYKLYDIYVATGVIIVAVLLQVLIHWLRTRTISRMHSISAALVLVFGGITLALRNEIFIQWKPTVLNVLFGLVFLASQYIGEKPIIQRMLDASVDLEAKHWRTLNTMWALFFIFLGIVNVFVVYNFSEDAWVNFKLFGMLGLTVAFALLQGFWIARKMPPEELTDSSDNNSAE
- a CDS encoding BolA family transcriptional regulator, encoding MNVRVEQIRERLQSLHPVCVEIEDDSHLHEGHPGARDGRGHFRVRIVADCFADESKLSRHRMVYQALGSLMQSEIHALSISTLTPAEAGPDEDN
- a CDS encoding peptidylprolyl isomerase, which codes for MKSFLIASFAALLTVAATAEARPMAKVNNVEITEEMFTAFVSSRTQKPVAELTDQDRELLTEELIKLVAVGTEARRKKVQSDPEVAAKLQLQELSFLAQTYLQKHLEDQPVSPDKLQALYDTRYGNKPMTEYKARHILVDSPNTARQVISELEAGGDFVTLAAKYSTGPSANSGGDLGWFTRQQMVPEFADAVVALNDGAHSAAPVQTQYGWHIIFKEGQRETPPPQLGAVGQELERELQQQEIQSLVEGLRESAKVRTYQ